In a genomic window of Vulpes lagopus strain Blue_001 chromosome 13, ASM1834538v1, whole genome shotgun sequence:
- the GJC2 gene encoding gap junction gamma-2 protein isoform X2, translated as MTNMSWSFLTRLLEEIHNHSTFVGKVWLTVLVVFRIVLTAVGGESIYSDEQTKFTCNTRQPGCDNVCYDAFAPLSHVRFWVFQIVVISTPSVMYLGYAVHRLARASEEERRRAPRRRLPPGASGRRPPRAPLPLPPPPHPGWPEPAGLSEEEPMLGLGDDEEESGAADGPGDDDAEAEDALAAKGAGLDKAAAVGPAGQHDGRRRIQREGLMRVYVAQLVARAAFEVAFLVGQYLLYGFEVRPFFPCSRQPCPHVVDCFVSRPTEKTVFLLVMYVVSCLCLLLNLCEMAHLGLGSAQDAVRARRPAPAAPGPAARPPPCPPPTGLACPPDYSLVVRAAERARPEPDLASLALRALRDRHALGERDSPPGPGLLAAARGPARPGAPASGSGSAASGGTGAGGGQAGPGGKPRAGSEKGSASSREGKTTVWI; from the coding sequence aTGACCAACATGAGCTGGAGCTTCCTGACGCGGCTGCTGGAGGAGATCCACAACCACTCGACGTTCGTGGGCAAGGTGTGGCTCACCGTGCTGGTGGTGTTCCGCATCGTGCTCACAGCCGTGGGCGGGGAGTCCATCTACTCGGACGAGCAGACCAAATTCACGTGCAACACGCGGCAGCCAGGCTGCGACAACGTCTGCTACGACGCCTTCGCGCCCCTGTCGCATGTGCGCTTCTGGGTCTTCCAGATCGTGGTGATCTCCACGCCGTCCGTCATGTACCTGGGCTACGCGGTGCACCGCCTGGCCCGCGCCTCGGAGGAGGAGCGCCGCCGCGCGCCCCGACGCCGCCTGCCCCCCGGGGCCTCCGGCCGccggccgccccgcgcgcccctgcCGCTTCCACCCCCGCCGCACCCCGGGTGGCCCGAGCCCGCCGGCCTGAGCGAGGAGGAGCCCATGCTGGGCCTGGGCGACGACGAGGAGGAGTCGGGGGCGGCCGACGGCCCGGGCGACGACGACGCGGAGGCCGAGGACGCGTTGGCGGCCAAGGGCGCGGGCCTGGACAAGGCGGCGGCGGTGGGCCCCGCGGGGCAGCACGACGGGCGGAGGCGCATCCAGCGCGAGGGCCTGATGCGCGTGTACGTGGCCCAGTTGGTGGCGCGGGCCGCCTTCGAGGTGGCCTTCCTGGTGGGCCAGTACCTGCTGTACGGCTTCGAGGTGCGGCCGTTCTTCCCTTGCAGCCGCCAGCCCTGCCCGCACGTGGTGGACTGCTTCGTGTCGCGGCCCACGGAGAAGACCGTGTTCCTGCTGGTCATGTACGTGGTcagctgcctctgcctgctgctcaacCTGTGCGAGATGGCGCACCTGGGCCTGGGCAGCGCGCAGGACGCCgtgcgcgcccgccgccccgcgcccgccgccccggggcccgcggcccgcccgccgcccTGCCCGCCGCCCACCGGCCTGGCCTGCCCGCCCGACTACAGCCTGGTGGTGCGCGCGGCCGAGCGCGCGCGCCCCGAGCCTGACCTGGCGAGCCTGGCGCTGCGGGCGCTGCGGGACCGCCACGCGCTGGGGGAACGCGACAGCCCGCCGGGCCCCGGCCTCCTCGCTGCCGCCCGGGGCCCCGCGCGGCCCGGCGCCCCCGCCTCGGGCTCGGGCAGCGCCGCGTCGGGGGGcacgggcgcgggcggcggccaggccgggccgggcgggaAGCCCCGGGCGGGCTCAGAGAAGGGCAGTGCCAGCAGTAGGGAGGGCAAGACCACGGTGTGGATCTGA